The Perca flavescens isolate YP-PL-M2 chromosome 8, PFLA_1.0, whole genome shotgun sequence DNA window AAGGCTTCAAAGAAGGAAACTGAAGGACAAGATGATGTGTCAACTGCCACAGAAGTCAAGAGTGACTCTGTCAAGGAAAATATATTGGagaaaaaagaggagaaaaagcCTACTAAAACTCTAAAATCTAAAGCTGATGtcccagaaaagaaaaaactcctAAAAGACAAATCCTTAAAAAAGCACCCGAAGGAAAGGGTGTCGAAAATGGATGAGAAAAAGgacaaggaaaagaaagagatcAAGAAAGTAAAGAAAGATGACTCCGctaaaaaagatgaaaagaaagaTGTTAAGTCCAAAGACGACAAAAAGAAGGACACATCCAAACCAGAGCTGAGAAAAATTACAAAGCCTGACCTGAAACCGTTTACACCAGAAGTCCGAAAGACTTTACACAAAGCTAAAGTGTCAAGTAAAGCAAAGGCTGGAAAAATCAAAACAGCAAAGGCTTTGCCTGCTGAGCCGAAGCCAGAGGAGCCAAAACCTGAAGCTATTCAACCTGAACCAATAGAGAATGGAGCTGTTGAGGGCACGTCTGTTCCCTCAACCCCCGAAGACCTCACCAAGGAATTTGTGGATATGAAAAAAGCTGAAGTTGTAGCTGTATCAGCAGAGCCTCCAGACAGTTATGAGCCGACAGCACAAAGCCTTACCCAAGAGAAGCAGGAAGCACAAGAAACGATTTCGGAAATTCCACCTGGCACAAAGTCTCCAGAAATGGAGGAATCAGCCCCAGAAGCGGAAGTTGAAgttgaaaacaaagacaaggaCTTGGCccaagagagagaaatggaagaGGCTCAAAAGTTTGAGGATGAAGGAGCAGCAACTcaggatgaggatgaggatgaagaagaggaggaagaagaggcccCAGCTGCTGTAAAGAaaacagaagaggaggaggaagaagatatGGGAATAGGTGAAGAGGAAGATGAAGCAAAATGGAAGGACGATGGGCTTGACAGGAAACATGAGTtagaagaaatggagaaatctGAAAATCTCTTAGCTAAAGTTGTGACAAAAGAGGATCAACAAATGATTCCATCCGAGGAGGATGACAATGAGGTGGTGGAGAAAGCCGAACTGGAGGAGGTAGAAGATTTAGATGTAATAGCAGATGAAGAGATCAAACCTGAAGATGTAGCTGAAGAAGAAATGCTCACTGAAAGAAAAACTGCTGAAATTCTGACTGCagctgaagaagaagaggaagaggaagaagaggagggctACCTGTCACATGTTGGAGGGGCCACGGCTCCCATAACCTCAGTAGTTCAAGGAGCCGCTGCAGCCGAACCCATCTCCTACATCCAAGACGAGACCATCCCCGGCTACTCTGAGACGGAACAGACCATATCTGACGAGGAGATTCAcgaggaggcagaggagaggATACCACACCTTCAGTACGACGTCGGGGCCTATGACGTCTCTGTTCCAGATCAGACCGAATCATTTGTAAACGTTCACGGCATGATGGAGATGCAAGCTATGAACGAGAAAGGTTTCATCCCAGGCGTGCAGGAGCCGGTATCAGTGTTCACCAACATCATTACCGCTCCTCTGGCAGAAGAGGAGCATGTGTCCTCTGCAACATCCATCACAGAGTATGATAAAGTTTCCTCCTTCCCTACTTCTATCGCTGAAGACCAATCGGTGACGTCCGTCACAGCACCTCCAGCTGAGGAACCACCCAAAAGCCACGTTACCCTGTCCACCCCACCTGACGCCACCCTAGGCAAAGAGCAGCCACTCTCTGCAGGAACTCTTTCACCACCTTCTTTGGAAGAAGACAAACAATCCAAGTCTCCGTCTGATGACTTACAGCTTCCTGTTGCAGAAGTCAAGACGCCGGCCAAAGCTCATGAAGctggtgaggaagaggaggaagaagaagaggaggaagacgacCAAACTCCTAATGTTGACATTTCACTTGAAAAACTTCAAGAGGGCTATGCTTCATCCCATTTATTACAGGATGAAGAGACAGATATCAAAAAGCTTGCTGGCTCAGTGTCTCCGGTTTCTATTCAAGCCACCAAACCAGTCCACCTACCAgttgaagaagaaaataaagatgCTGTTGCACCTAAAGATATTTCATCTGTTGTGCCTACTAGACCTTTTGGATCAGACTCAGTAACTTCAGAGAGCGAAGAGCGCTGCTTCAGTCCGGATGATATCACTGTGAAAATGGCCTCCCCTCCACAGTCTGGACCACCGAGTGCAGCTCACTCTCCTCTTCGTCAGTCACCAGTGGAAGACAAGATGAAGGTCTTCCCTGATATGGAACTGGAAAAGCCAGAGGAGCTCCTCGATGTCGTCACAGCAACTGAagacaacactgaaaagaaagaCGAAGCAAAAATAGAAACACAAAAAGATGCCGACAAACAGAAAGCAGATCAGCATGAAGTAGAAGTTTCAACATCTTTGGATGAATCATTTGAGAAGGACATAAAAGAGGTTCCAGTCATAAAGGAGTCCGAAAAAGACACTTCATCAGTGCCAAAAGATGATGGCAAACAGGCAGAAACGATACCTGCTGTTGCTGCGTCTTCAACTGAAGTTCATCCACCTGTGTCAGTGAGGGATTCCCTCATCTCATCTGGACAAAGTGATGAAGAGGTTGACGACAAGCTCAAAGAGAAAGATCCTAAACTGCCTGCTCCAGGTAAATTTCCAGAGAGGGACAGTCGTTTcctggatgatgatgatgatgatgatgataaaaagaaagatgatgatgacgatgatcaTGATGATAAATCTGCAGTTAAAACTGTCAAGGCGGAACAGGAAAAAGTAAAGGACGACACCTCTAATGTCATACAAATCAAGGATGACCAAAAACAGAAATCCGTCATCCAGGAAGACGTTTCTGCCATTATGTCCATCACGGATGAGAAAACAGCAGTAAAGGATGATACCTCTGAAATAAAACCCATCACAGAAGAGCAAATTGCAAAGGACGTTGACACTGTTGATATAGCCATTAAAGATGAACCTGAAAAAGACCACACTCCTCAAGTAAAAACTAAAGAAGCAGAGATTGAAATTGTTGCTTCTGAGGTCAAACAAATCAAAGATGAGCAGAAGCAGAAAGATGATTTTGACCTAAAAACCAAAAGTGAGGTGAAGGAAACTGAGGTTAAAAAGGATGATGTGTCTGATGGTGAGATTTtgaaagaggaggaaaagaaacaGACAGATAAGGGTGATATTTTTGATATTAGCTCTATAAAGACTGAAGAAAAAGAGATTGAAAAGGTCCACGCCACAGATATCAAGCATGTTACAGACGAGATGGAGAAAGAGGCAAAGGATGATTTGCCCATTAGTGAGCCTGCTAAAGATGAGAagaaaaaggagacagaaacatttgaTATCAAAGTGATCGAGGAtaagaaagaggaaaaagagatggaAAAGATAGATGATTTTGCTACCAAGCCCTTTACAGATGAGcagagggaaaaggagaaagACATTGGTCACATCACTGTTGCTAAACTCACCAAAGAAGAAATGATTAGCAAGGGTGATACATCTGCTGTTACCATGAAAGAAGAAAAGGGGCAAGAGATTTGTAAAGATATTATCTCACCCATCAGCCTCACCACAGTGGTGGAAAAGGATGCAACAGTGAGTAAAGATGAAAGTCCTGCTGCCAAGCAaaccacagagacagagaaagagataagTACAGATGATAGTTCTGACACCAAACTTTCCAAGGAGCAGGACAAAGATATGACAACAAGCAAAGATGATGCTCACATCTTCATACCTACTATAGAAGATGATACTGCTGCTATACAACTTACCAAGGCAGAGGAAAAGGATGCAACAGTGAGTAAAGATGAAAGTCCTGCTGCCAAGCAaatcacagagaaagagaaagagataagTACAGATGATAGTTCTGACACCAAACTTTCCAAGGAGCAGGACAAAGATATGACAACAAGCAAAGATGATGCTCACATCTTCATACCTACTGTAGAAGAAGAACTTACCAAGGCAGAGGAAAAGGATAAACTGCCAAGTGGGGAAGACACTTCTACTGTTAAACCAACActtggagaagaaaaagaagaagaggaaagtaAAGATGATACTGCTGCCATAAAATGTACTAAGGTGGAGGAAGAGCACGTTAAAGTATGTAAAGATGACGATTTCTATGCCGCATCAACCAAGGTAGAAGCAAAAGAAACATTTAAGGAAGCTGTCAAACCGGTCATGGAGGACGAAAAGGGgcaagaaacaaagaaagataAAGATGTCACTTCTCCTGTCCAACCCGCCaagatggaggaagaggatgtAATGATGAGCGAAGATATTTCTGCTGTCCAAACATCCAAGGACGGATTTGTTGCTAAACCCACCACGCAAGTTCCACCACTTCCAAGTGGGGAAGATACTTCTACTGTTAAACCAACActtggagaagaaaaagaagaagaggaaagtaAAGATGATACTTCTGCCATAAAATGTACCAAGGTGGAGGAAGAGCATGTTAAAGTTTGTAAAGATGATGATTTCTATGCCGCATCAACCAAGGTAAAAGCAAAAGAAACATTTAAGGAAGCCATCAAACCGGTCATGGAGGACAAAAAGGAacaagaaacaaagaaagataAAGATGTCACTTCTCCTGTCCAACCCACCaagatggaggaagaggatgtAACGATGATCGAAGATATTTCTGCTGTCCAAACATCCAAGGACGGATTTGTTGCTAAACCCACCGCACAAGTTCCACCACTTCCAAGTGGGGAAGATACTTCTACTGTTAAACCAACActtggagaagaaaaagaagaagaggaaagtaAAGATGATACTGCTGCCATAAAATGTACTAAGGTGGAGGAAGAGCACGTTAAAGTATGTAAAGATGACGATTTCTACGCTGCATCAACCAAGGTAGAAGCAAAAGAAACATTTAAGGAAGCCATCAAACCGGTCATGGAGGACGAAAAGGGGCAAGaaacaaataaagataaagatgtCACTTCTCCTGTCCAACCCGCCaagatggaggaagaggatgtAATAATGAGTGAAGATATTTCTGCTGTCCAAACATCCAAGGACGGATTTGTTGCTAAACCCACCGCACAAgatgaaaaggagaaagaaatcAGTGAAGATATTTGTGCTGTCAAATCAACGATAGAAGAAGAAACTGAGAAAGCAGTTGATAAGGAGGAAACTTTCACTGAAGAAGTGTCAATTCAAGATCATAGTGTTGCTATCAAACCTATCAAGGAAGAAAAAGATACAGTAATACTTAAGGATGACATGTCTGGTATCAAACCTACCGAGGAGGAAAGCAAAGGCGCTGCTGGTGTAAAAACCCCTGCAGATGAGGAAACGAAGGTAGAGTCGAAAGATGTTACATCTGATGTAAAATTCAAAGAGGAGGCAAAAGAAATCCCAAAATATGACTTTTGTGATAAAGAAATGAAAGTAAAAGAGGAAGAaatggaaaaagagaaagaaaagagttcTGATGTTGTATCCAGCAAAGAGCAGATGGATGATACTTCTGTCAAAACCATGACGGATGACAAAGAGGTGGAAATAGGTGACAGTTCTGAGGAGAAGTCTGATATCTCTGATCACAAACCAATTCTGGAGGAAATAAAGAGTAAAGAAACTGAAAAAGATATAACAATAAAGGAGAAAGAAACAGACGCCAGTGTTGAGCAGCccaagaaagaggaagagtcATCTAAAGTTGAAACCATCGAGGTCGAAGTTAAACAGGGCAGTCGTGAAGCTGAATCCATTAAacaggagacagagaaggagatgTACACTCCAACATTCAGTGCCAAAGATGAGAAAAAAGGGAAAGATGATTATCCTTTTGAGTCTGAATCTAAGAAGGATGATATAAAAGATGTAGATCTTCCCGTGTCTCAGACCTTGGAAGAGGAGAAAACTAAAAAGGAAGATATTTGTGGCGTAAGTGACAAGCATATACAGGAAGAAACCTCTGATAAGCTTACTGGAActcagaaagagaaggaaacgTTTGGCGCTACATCAACAGAAATGCAGCAAGATACTTCTGTAACCACATCAAGTGAAGACCTCAAACCACTGAAAGATGACATTTTTGTTTCACCCAGCCACATCCAGGAGGAGAAAAAAGAGCAAGACAAAGATGCAACGGTTGTTAGTCAAGACGAAAAGATGGATAAAGAAAAAGACGACACACATGTTGCTGAACTGAGCAAAGAACAGAAAATGGAAAAGGAACAAGAAAAAGAATACACCTATGAGACTGATGACACAAAAGATGAAAAGACAAGACCAGAAGAGGATGAAAAGATGATTCCAAAAAAGGATGTTGCTGACAAGAAGACAGATGAGATAACTGAGAAAGAGTCCTCTGATGCAGACCAAACCAAGGAggagaaatgggagcgagaggaGTTGCAAGAGAAAGACCTGGACAAAGCAATTAAACAACCTGCACAGACAGTATTAGGAGATGCAGCAACGGCATCCGAGTCCGATTACAAACCTGCATTTGTGGTTCAGTCCTCCGATGAAGACAGGGAAGATGAAGATGAGGAGGACATATGTATGGGAGGAGCAGGCTCCAGACCTTTGTCAGTGAAGCCGAGCGACTCAGAACATGAAATCTCGCCTGCAGGTCTGGCCTCATCCCAAAAACCACAGACAAGTGACAAAACTAAACTCCCTATTTCAGAGCAGACAACAGTGATCATACCGATACTTACAATGCAGGAGCCCTCTATTGATGAAGACATCAAAGAGTTTAGCAAAGAAGAATCCATGCTTTCACCTGAAATGGGCAAAGATGTTGTGAAAACAGAAACTACAGCTGCACCACTTGCTAAGCCGGAGCCCTCCtttgaaattgtcacaccaaaGGAGGAGACAACCTCTATTCCCAAACAAGAAATGGCTTCTGATGTCCCAGCAGCTAAAGCAGAACCAATGTCAGACTCAACTGAGAAAAAGCCTGTGTTGTCAACAGTATCAAGCACTGACAGTCAACCCAGGAGCTCTACGCTCTCGAGCACTGAGAGCCAGTCCAGTGTTGAGGAAACACCACAACAAGAGAAACAAATACCGTCCCAGACAAGCTCAGGAGTCAGTGCTACAGAAAAGACAAAGCTGCATGAGAAACCAGAAAAGGAagcagagagggagatggaAGGAGAGCGAGAGGTGGCTTCTCCAGGATTGCCACAGCCTTGTTCGTATTTTATGTTGGATTCCGAGGACGTCAGCCACGTTGAAGTTGTAAAATCAGACGCTGCAAAAATGACCTTGGAAAAGGAAAGCCTCACAGACGAAGAACAAACCTTTTGCGCGTCCAAGTACGACCCGTATGAAAAGCCTATTCCAAAGGACTCGGACTTGGACTCCAGAGAAGAAAGTGAGGTTTCTTTAGGTTTTGATCACGCCTCTGATATGGGTATTGATGATAACAGAAGAACAAGCCAGTCAGAGGCTGGAGGAGCCATGTTCCTCCTGGATGATCAGTACAAAGAAGAGCCTCTGTCCTTTAGTAGAGTTGACTACAGCCCGGTTTCCCTCAC harbors:
- the map1ab gene encoding LOW QUALITY PROTEIN: microtubule-associated protein 1B (The sequence of the model RefSeq protein was modified relative to this genomic sequence to represent the inferred CDS: inserted 1 base in 1 codon) is translated as MGENGDTKKRHAEAVKENISNKNLVCCGLVIAFVAERRFFPSLTPVVVMAMESASASVPGVVAMEIPVRGALPVVEEDEGYSAPPPGSEERLRYRRGGGRRRRGVPFNRGGYYMLIVIGEIGTEHQLDTARAQIERGIRSWDVDLKCCNLDQQLQLFITRHSAHFSSEVRGQRTLHHRSDVLETVVLVNPSEETVVSEIQSLVTDSAGHKLLVLSGQSSDHGGLLLQTGVFTYKTFSRVFADPGVSELLGTTVPKQQATLTVSCRGEVGWSSLGQQQTLREFLEYKLNPESVLPKMEGVTEFTEYISETVDVPSPFDLLEQPTSGGFLKLSKPCCYIFPGGRGDSALFAVNGFNILVDGGSERKSCFWKLVRHLDRIDSILLTHIGADNLPGINGLLQRKIAEQEEEQSQDSTNYSDWMKNLISPELGVVFFNVPEKLRMPESNLKVKRSIEEASLTLQYLNKLGIKPEPVFRVVSNTIEPITLFHKMGVGRLDMYILNPVKDSKEMQFLMQKWAGNSKAKTGIVLPNGKEGEISVPYLTSVTALVVWLPANPAEKIIRVLFPGNAPQNKILEGLEKLKHLDFLRYPVATQKDIASGAPPSVIKQTKLKQRTDSKESLKSSPKTTAKASKKETEGQDDVSTATEVKSDSVKENILEKKEEKKPTKTLKSKADVPEKKKLLKDKSLKKHPKERVSKMDEKKDKEKKEIKKVKKDDSAKKDEKKDVKSKDDKKKDTSKPELRKITKPDLKPFTPEVRKTLHKAKVSSKAKAGKIKTAKALPAEPKPEEPKPEAIQPEPIENGAVEGTSVPSTPEDLTKEFVDMKKAEVVAVSAEPPDSYEPTAQSLTQEKQEAQETISEIPPGTKSPEMEESAPEAEVEVENKDKDLAQEREMEEAQKFEDEGAATQDEDEDEEEEEEEAPAAVKKTEEEEEEDMGIGEEEDEAKWKDDGLDRKHELEEMEKSENLLAKVVTKEDQQMIPSEEDDNEVVEKAELEEVEDLDVIADEEIKPEDVAEEEMLTERKTAEILTAAEEEEEEEEEEGYLSHVGGATAPITSVVQGAAAAEPISYIQDETIPGYSETEQTISDEEIHEEAEERIPHLQYDVGAYDVSVPDQTESFVNVHGMMEMQAMNEKGFIPGVQEPVSVFTNIITAPLAEEEHVSSATSITEYDKVSSFPTSIAEDQSVTSVTAPPAEEPPKSHVTLSTPPDATLGKEQPLSAGTLSPPSLEEDKQSKSPSDDLQLPVAEVKTPAKAHEAGEEEEEEEEEEDDQTPNVDISLEKLQEGYASSHLLQDEETDIKKLAGSVSPVSIQATKPVHLPVEEENKDAVAPKDISSVVPTRPFGSDSVTSESEERCFSPDDITVKMASPPQSGPPSAAHSPLRQSPVEDKMKVFPDMELEKPEELLDVVTATEDNTEKKDEAKIETQKDADKQKADQHEVEVSTSLDESFEKDIKEVPVIKESEKDTSSVPKDDGKQAETIPAVAASSTEVHPPVSVRDSLISSGQSDEEVDDKLKEKDPKLPAPVKTVKAEQEKVKDDTSNVIQIKDDQKQKSVIQEDVSAIMSITDEKTAVKDDTSEIKPITEEQIAKDVDTVDIAIKDEPEKDHTPQVKTKEAEIEIVASEVKQIKDEQKQKDDFDLKTKSEVKETEVKKDDVSDGEILKEEEKKQTDKGDIFDISSIKTEEKEIEKVHATDIKHVTDEMEKEAKDDLPISEPAKDEKKKETETFDIKVIEDKKEEKEMEKIDDFATKPFTDEQREKEKDIGHITVAKLTKEEMISKGDTSAVTMKEEKGQEICKDIISPISLTTVVEKDATVSKDESPAAKQTTETEKEISTDDSSDTKLSKEQDKDMTTSKDDAHIFIPTIEDDTAAIQLTKAEEKDATVSKDESPAAKQITEKEKEISTDDSSDTKLSKEQDKDMTTSKDDAHIFIPTVEEELTKAEEKDKLPSGEDTSTVKPTLGEEKEEEESKDDTAAIKCTKVEEEHVKVCKDDDFYAASTKVEAKETFKEAVKPVMEDEKGQETKKDKDVTSPVQPAKMEEEDVMMSEDISAVQTSKDGFVAKPTTQVPPLPSGEDTSTVKPTLGEEKEEEESKDDTSAIKCTKVEEEHVKVCKDDDFYAASTKVKAKETFKEAIKPVMEDKKEQETKKDKDVTSPVQPTKMEEEDVTMIEDISAVQTSKDGFVAKPTAQVPPLPSGEDTSTVKPTLGEEKEEEESKDDTAAIKCTKVEEEHVKVCKDDDFYAASTKVEAKETFKEAIKPVMEDEKGQETNKDKDVTSPVQPAKMEEEDVIMSEDISAVQTSKDGFVAKPTAQDEKEKEISEDICAVKSTIEEETEKAVDKEETFTEEVSIQDHSVAIKPIKEEKDTVILKDDMSGIKPTEEESKGAAGVKTPADEETKVESKDVTSDVKFKEEAKEIPKYDFCDKEMKVKEEEMEKEKEKSSDVVSSKEQMDDTSVKTMTDDKEVEIGDSSEEKSDISDHKPILEEIKSKETEKDITIKEKETDASVEQPKKEEESSKVETIEVEVKQGSREAESIKQETEKEMYTPTFSAKDEKKGKDDYPFESESKKDDIKDVDLPVSQTLEEEKTKKEDICGVSDKHIQEETSDKLTGTQKEKETFGATSTEMQQDTSVTTSSEDLKPLKDDIFVSPSHIQEEKKEQDKDATVVSQDEKMDKEKDDTHVAELSKEQKMEKEQEKEYTYETDDTKDEKTRPEEDEKMIPKKDVADKKTDEITEKESSDADQTKEEKWEREELQEKDLDKAIKQPAQTVLGDAATASESDYKPAFVVQSSDEDREDEDEEDICMGGAGSRPLSVKPSDSEHEISPAGLASSQKPQTSDKTKLPISEQTTVIIPILTMQEPSIDEDIKEFSKEESMLSPEMGKDVVKTETTAAPLAKPEPSFEIVTPKEETTSIPKQEMASDVPAAKAEPMSDSTEKKPVLSTVSSTDSQPRSSTLSSTESQSSVEETPQQEKQIPSQTSSGVSATEKTKLHEKPEKEAEREMEGEREVASPGLPQPCSYFMLDSEDVSHVEVVKSDAAKMTLEKESLTDEEQTFCASKYDPYEKPIPKDSDLDSREESEVSLGFDHASDMGIDDNRRTSQSEAGGAMFLLDDQYKEEPLSFSRVDYSPVSLTESERSSHHSQNIQDNKMSQAAESYSFSPKEDKPEKSEKEKEDMKKGAAAAAAFQTGATGESDTVSASAIQSAGVSLRQKTPSPSCSQSDLVTHVSSAPVAFGEFTEKRTTEKEKEKSAESLEDKIESSAHEREGSPSGRHSPAEKDILPQQASPLEKVETSNDSRTASAATFSGHEIDDNVLASDNSQISSSASCKSMLDFPDGKESLIDKRLLVEGEDFNVDDDDEDEDEEDEGEEEELSDVDVEKGAREQSEKEMCRRSSSDSATLEQVEDSNKKSQLPESSFLKKETVCKPAPDDASTSDKQDVSQKPPSPQTKPVKEDDTATSKLPETRSEDVGKITLSPEPSAHRMDESGFATSDAPKLPETKKAEYTDEKHLSPEPTTKRRLSSAEDFTLYEVPQSEKGDDDKVSLSPRFLEKETSQPTSTSSLSGSFLPTDCSESISKTTFSPSPPLRSSYADIGQNRSGGYSEHYYSEESQVELKEDKKETLVLSDASQLSKLSDDKYYSQSDFREESLDERQTLDITTKHEETASSPCTYTTLTYSTSTYSSTSYSYSSLPSTSAPLSQQFEDKVKTFTTISSSAVPLAKEEPSFTTEPKSSCFGGFQRDEYMEVTTKPATKVSLPSQFDETKQSTPVLSTTAKQTEVQSSSAKPETKSSTDSFYMLETKITTSAAQSIEAVRVSDSLSTSEARFDVSPLQRADSSDKVSQESSGDEEPVTLEMEDSTLPCRIECQKIKVAEQKESSSSITASYVVESTTQSTETKTITIASTTGVSKPDMVMETTQQATSLTSLSDSGASKTTCATTDMSKTEEEKEKKGKTPEVKEEKTNVAIAPLKEDAKVSSKDDKTETASQVKQKIEEKKLEEKECKDSTDEKKATAEPKICEKADDGRKGEAERVEEKTLLEKPPERLEVRRRSSISDWELLQRPEDCPSAPPPGYGDDDDEEEDEEAMEAMEWMTSVHSTSMTSSIDIYHTETASKEAVRADRPSDLNTGATSSSASPSGYSSCEYKHRKGELSPSFINPSPHPLSSDEGEGKEDNRSDHSQDGDEGDQEQHSVKRRSHKQRHHHTPSYHGDPGHGPQQLPGAMSSGLAVTLAGEETPPTSVSESLPSQSDSDVPPETEECPSITAEGNLDSDEDAEHLPVDKLSGAGGGHHPPSPRSAQKTHXPPPTPMKDPHPHPPHPDVCMVDPEALLNDHSSTEKLLKKEHKTTKGLRKGKPKSASPARKGEVRKRSSTPVKQTSKDSASPRSASLRRKDTDRSSRLIKMSETQGSRSEILNPGKGLVNGVKSSSGNNSQKTSLAVPPGPPVYVDLAYVPNHCSAKNVDQEFFKRVRAAYYVVSGNDPGSGEPSRGALDALLEGKAQWGSNLQVTLIPTHDTEVTRDWYQQTHERQQDLNIMVLASSSTVVMQDESFPACKIEF